Proteins encoded together in one Vitis vinifera cultivar Pinot Noir 40024 chromosome 4, ASM3070453v1 window:
- the LOC100259912 gene encoding mannan endo-1,4-beta-mannosidase 7: MRHLSWVLCLLLLIQQQGFQVQVEAGDGFIRTRGVHFVMNGSPYYANGFNAYWLMYLASDPSQRAKVSAAFREASSHGLTVARTWAFSDGGYRPLQYSPGFYNQQMFKGLDFVVAEARRYGIKLILSLVNNYESFGGKKQYVNWARSRGQHLSSEDDFFRNPVVKGYYKSHVKTVLNRYNSFTGVIYKNDPTIMAWELMNEPRCTSDPSGRTIQAWIMEMASFVKSIDRNHLLEAGLEGFYGQTTPWRTRLNPGYYIGTDFIANNRIRGIDFATVHSYPDQWLSGSNEQSQLSFLNNWLGAHIQDAQNILRKPVLLTEFGKSWKDPGFSTYQRDQLFNTVYNQIYSSARRGGAAAGGLFWQLLTEGMDSFRDGYDIVLSESPSTANVIAQQSRKIDQIRKIFARMRNMTKWKSARASRRAEWLARNRSKRIGN; the protein is encoded by the exons ATGAGGCATCTGAGTTGGGTTCTCTGTTTACTTCTTTTGATCCAACAGCAAGGTTTTCAGGTCCAAGTTGAAGCGGGAGATGGATTCATCAGAACAAGAGGAGTGCATTTTGTGATGAATGGTAGCCCTTACTATGCAAATGGCTTCAATGCCTACTGGCTGATGTATTTGGCTTCTGACCCATCTCAGCGTGCCAAAGTCTCAGCTGCTTTCCGTGAAGCTTCAAGCCATGGCCTCACTGTGGCAAGAACCTGGGCTTTCAGTGATGGTGGGTACAGGCCTCTTCAGTACTCTCCTGGCTTTTACAATCAGCAAATGTTCAAG GGATTAGATTTCGTTGTTGCTGAGGCCAGAAGGTACGGAATCAAGCTTATACTGAGCTTGGTGAATAACTATGAAAGCTTTGGTGGTAAAAAACAGTATGTGAACTGGGCTAGAAGTCGAGGACAGCACCTCTCATCTGAAGATGATTTCTTTAGAAACCCTGTTGTTAAAGGATACTACAAGAGCCATGTTAAA ACTGTGCTTAACAGATACAACAGCTTTACTGGAGTTATTTACAAGAATGATCCAACTATTATGGCCTGGGAGCTTATGAATGAGCCTAGATGCACATCAGATCCATCAGGAAGGACCATTCAG GCTTGGATAATGGAGATGGCTTCTTTTGTGAAGTCAATAGACAGGAATCACTTGCTGGAAGCTGGTTTAGAAGGCTTCTATGGACAAACAACACCTTGGAGGACGAGACTCAATCCTGGATATTATATAGGAACAGACTTCATTGCAAATAATCGAATCCGTGGAATTGACTTTGCTACAGTTCATTCATATCCTGATCAATG GCTCTCAGGCTCGAATGAACAATCTCAACTTTCTTTCCTGAACAATTGGCTGGGTGCCCACATCCAAGATGCCCAAAACATTCTCCGAAAGCCAGTACTCCTCACAGAGTTTGGAAAATCATGGAAAGATCCTGGTTTCAGCACCTACCAGAGGGACCAGCTGTTCAACACTGTGTACAACCAGATATACTCATCAGCTAGACGTGGAGGTGCAGCTGCTGGTGGCCTCTTCTGGCAACTTCTAACAGAAGGCATGGACTCCTTCCGGGATGGGTATGACATAGTTCTAAGCGAGAGCCCTTCAACTGCAAATGTCATAGCTCAGCAGTCACGCAAGATTGATCAAATTCGGAAAATATTTGCAAGAATGAGAAATATGACGAAGTGGAAGAGTGCGAGGGCCAGTAGACGAGCTGAATGGCTGGCTAGAAACAGGAGCAAACGTATTGGGAACTGA
- the LOC100265087 gene encoding GTPase ERA-like, chloroplastic isoform X1, producing the protein MALPQMEVVGLHTSISLYRETWRSHYLHRFQFTTLGKKSFLHGCSFQFRAWSRSRELVSPRTNLSIIRRVNATERVEEEFDVIDNPAAASTMSSSEDEESSASTFLSLSEKPDRNMALLDDYELEELDFASNPNHRSGYVAVLGKPNVGKSTLANQMIGQKLSIVTDKPQTTRHRILGICSGPEYQMILYDTPGVIEKKMHKLDSMMMKNVRSATINADCVVVLVDACKEPQKIDEVLEEGVGNLKDKLPTLLVLNKKDLIKPGEIAKKLEWYEKFIDVDEVIPVSAKYGQGVDDVKDWILSKLPLGPAYYPKDIVSEHPERFFVGEIVREKIFMQYRNEVPYACQVNVVSYKTRPTAKDFIQVEIVVEKNSQKIILIGKEGKALKLLATAARLDIEDFLQKKVFLEVEVKVKENWRQDEGLLKYYGYGGQIQAL; encoded by the exons ATGGCGCTGCCTCAAATGGAGGTTGTGGGTCTGCATACATCCATATCTCTTTATAGAGAAACATGGAGAAGTCATTATCTCCATCGCTTTCAGTTCACCACTCTAGGCAAGAAATCTTTTCTCCATGGTTGTTCCTTCCAATTTCGAGCTTGGAGCAGAAGTCGAGAGCTCGTCTCCCCTCGAACTAACCTCTCCATCATTCGACGGGTTAATGCCACTGAACGAGTCGAAGAAGAATTTGATGTTATCGACAACCCAGCAGCGGCGAGTACGATGAGCTCCTCCGAGGACGAGGAGTCATCAGCCTCAACTTTCCTATCTTTGAGCGAGAAGCCTGATAGGAACATGGCCCTCCTCGATGACTATGAGTTGGAGGAACTTGACTTTGCCTCCAACCCTAACCATCGCAGTG GATATGTGGCTGTGCTTGGCAAGCCCAATGTTGGAAAGAGTACCCTTGCAAACCAAATGATAGGCCAAAAGTTGTCAATTGTTACTGATAAACCTCAAACCACAAGGCATCGAATCCTTGGTATATGTTCTGGTCCAGAGTATCAG ATGATACTTTATGACACACCTGGTGTTATTGAGAAGAAAATGCACAAGTTGGACTCCATGATGATGAAGAATGTCCGCAGTGCTACCATTAATGCGGACTGTGTAGTGGTTCTTGTTGATGCATGTAAGGAACCCCAAAAG ATTGATGAAGTGTTGGAAGAAGGTGTGGGAAACCTCAAAGATAAACTACCCACTTTGCTAGTTTTGAATAAGAAAGATCTGATCAAACCTGGTGAAATTGCAAAGAAACTCGAG TGGTATGAGAAATTCATAGATGTTGATGAGGTCATACCAGTGAGTGCCAAGTATGGTCAAGGAGTAGATGATGTCAAGGATTGGATATTGTCAAAACTTCCTCTTGGGCCAGCTTATTATCCAAAG GACATTGTTAGTGAGCACCCGGAAAGATTCTTTGTAGGTGAGATTGTTAGAGAAAAGATCTTCATGCAATATCGTAATGAAGTTCCTTATGCATGTCAG GTCAATGTAGTGAGTTACAAAACTAGACCAACTGCTAAAGATTTTATTCAAGTTGAGATTGTTGTCGAGAAGAACTCACAGAAAATCATCCTCATTGGAAAG GAAGGGAAGGCGCTGAAACTACTTGCAACAGCAGCTCGGCTTGACATTGAAGATTTCTTGCAAAAGAAGGTGTTTCTTGAG GTGGAAGTGAAAGTAAAAGAGAACTGGCGGCAAGATGAAGGGCTTCTTAAGTACTACGGTTATGGAGGCCAAATTCAAGCGCTATAA
- the LOC100241069 gene encoding probable methyltransferase TCM_000336, which yields MSQTRTSMDVEKAFHMTGGVGETSYARNSSLQKKASDVVKHITIETIQQLYLTTTPRSLGIADLGCSSGPNTLSFIKDIFDAVEGTSSQTLLPAPEFRVYLNDLPTNDFNTIFKALPDFYKELRKGSNGRPSIFIAGFPGSFYGRLFPDNCLHFIYSSYGLHWLSQVPPALYDEQGRSINKGNIYISKSSPPSVSELYLRQFQEDFALFLRSRSEELIEGGRMVLILLGRRGPDHADRGNTFFWELLSRSLAILVSWGEVEEEKLHSYAVNFYAPTKEEIEEEVRREGSFELDRVEMFEIEKDGADDMSYGTQVARTVRAIQESMISLHFGEGIADSLFENYGRLVDEEMAKEDIRPITFLLVLRKSMI from the exons ATGTCTCAAACTCGAACCAGTATGGATGTTGAGAAAGCCTTCCACATGACAGGAGGAGTAGGAGAAACTAGCTATGCTAGAAATTCTTCACTTCAG AAGAAGGCTTCTGATGTGGTGAAACACATAACCATAGAGACAATTCAACAACTTTATCTTACGACAACTCCAAGGAGCTTAGGCATAGCTGATTTAGGTTGTTCATCCGGGCCAAATACATTATCATTTATCAAAGATATCTTTGATGCTGTTGAAGGGACAAGCAGTCAAACTTTGCTTCCTGCGCCAGAATTCCGAGTTTACCTCAATGATCTTCCCACCAATGACTTCAACACAATCTTTAAGGCCTTGCCAGATTTCTACAAGGAGCTCAGAAAAGGAAGCAACGGGCGTCCATCAATTTTCATTGCAGGTTTTCCAGGATCATTCTATGGAAGACTTTTTCCCGACAATTGCCTGCACTTCATCTATTCCTCCTACGGTTTGCACTGGCTCTCCCAG GTTCCTCCGGCTCTTTATGACGAGCAGGGCAGATCAATAAATAAAGGCAATATCTATATTTCAAAATCCAGCCCTCCAAGTGTGTCTGAATTATACTTGAGGCAATTTCAAGAGGACTTCGCACTCTTCCTCCGGTCACGATCTGAAGAGCTGATTGAGGGAGGAAGAATGGTGCTGATCCTATTGGGAAGGAGAGGTCCAGATCATGCTGATAGAGGCAACACGTTCTTCTGGGAGCTCCTCTCTCGATCCCTAGCCATTTTGGTTTCTTGG GGAGAAGTTGAGGAGGAAAAGCTCCACTCTTATGCAGTTAATTTTTATGCGCCAACGAAAGAAGAAATAGAAGAGGAAGTGAGAAGAGAGGGTTCTTTTGAATTGGATCGGGTGGAGATGtttgaaatagaaaaagatGGTGCGGATGATATGAGCTATGGAACCCAAGTTGCAAGGACAGTTAGAGCTATCCAGGAATCAATGATTAGCCTCCACTTTGGAGAAGGAATTGCAGATAGTTTGTTTGAGAACTATGGAAGACTGGTGGATGAAGAAATGGCTAAGGAAGATATCAGGCCCATCACTTTTCTTCTGGTCCTTAGAAAAAGTATGATATGA
- the LOC100263337 gene encoding uncharacterized protein LOC100263337: MDSFDFDSVKAEKANAMLKYRRLRNVTKLFRFAELFLVLILFFWIFTHLPFAIQISGEYFRKISTVIASHLFVFLFCNAIIVILLFKSSQFSDRNLPVHNAETDIYEEFVKKSENNRPNSQSEDLSLSQEPEVVVYEDKQMICAANTLRPTCEKVVPTVTDSKRDSYVKVYRRSQSEKLNRDRSEKSRRILQRSDTEKCQQIVISGDDPAKTWYPEDELSNEDFQRTIEAFIARELRFRRQESLAIVLQDQN, from the coding sequence ATGGATAGTTTCGATTTCGACAGTGTTAAAGCAGAGAAGGCCAACGCCATGTTAAAGTACCGTCGCCTGCGAAACGTCACGAAGTTGTTCCGTTTCGCGGAACTCTTCCTCGTTCTGATCTTGTTCTTCTGGATTTTCACTCACCTTCCATTCGCCATCCAAATCTCCGGCGAGTATTTCCGGAAAATCTCGACAGTTATCGCCAGCCATCTATTCGTTTTCTTATTCTGTAACGCAATCATCGTCATTCTACTCTTCAAATCCAGCCAATTCTCCGACCGGAACTTGCCCGTTCACAATGCCGAAACTGATATCTACGAAGAGTTCGTcaagaaaagtgaaaataatcGTCCTAATTCCCAATCCGAAGATCTTTCTCTGTCTCAGGAGCCAGAGGTGGTTGTGTATGAGGACAAACAGATGATATGTGCAGCGAACACTCTGCGTCCTACATGTGAAAAAGTGGTTCCAACAGTCACGGACTCAAAAAGGGATTCGTACGTGAAAGTTTATCGTCGGAGTCAGTCGGAGAAGTTGAATCGAGACCGTTCGGAGAAATCTCGCAGAATACTGCAGCGATCGGATACAGAGAAATGCCAACAAATTGTAATCTCCGGGGACGATCCGGCGAAAACTTGGTATCCGGAGGACGAGTTGAGTAACGAGGATTTCCAGCGCACGATAGAGGCTTTCATTGCGAGGGAGCTGAGATTTCGTCGACAGGAGTCTTTAGCTATTGTTTTACAAGATCAGAACTga
- the LOC100265095 gene encoding lipid phosphate phosphatase epsilon 1, chloroplastic — translation MSGATTLLHRSPFPFSPKPHRSLKPISIPAFSTSNLAFSGGFSSEKFLFRKNRVGGPLTMTELVRTSAFRNGNDDEGATMIEEEAFITGSSEFPADIVAGGLEATLNRLSKWLVAALFGIVILWRHDAESLWAAMGSVLNTVLSVTLKQILNQERPVSALRSGPGMPSSHAQSIFFTVVFTILSVVEWLGINGLTLTISGLALALGSYLSWLRVSQQFHTISQVLVGSAVGSVFCILWLWSWEAFVLNAYTSYLWVRVLVIVGAVGFCLGFVLHVIKHWLLEE, via the exons ATGTCAGGTGCGACCACTCTCTTGCACCGCTCCCCTTTTCCCTTCTCTCCCAAACCTCATAGGTCTCTCAAACCCATCTCTATTCCCGCATTTTCCACCTCAAATTTGGCTTTCTCTGGTGGATTTTCCTCCGAGAAATTCCTGTTCCGGAAAAACAGAGTCGGAGGTCCACTTACCATGACTGAGTTGGTTAGAACTTCTGCCTTCAGGAACGGTAATGACGATGAAGGTGCTACGATGATTGAAGAAGAGGCTTTCATCACTGGGTCATCAGAGTTTCCCGCGGATATTGTGGCTGGTGGGCTTGAAGCCACTCTCAATCGTCTG AGCAAGTGGCTCGTCGCTGCTCTTTTTGGTATTGTCATTCTTTGGAGGCATGATGCGGAGTCTTTGTGGGCTGCTATGGGTTCTGTCTTAAATACTGTGCTCTCTGTTACGCTAAAACAGATACTAAATCAGGAGCGACCTGTTTCTGCTTTAAGATCTGGTCCAGGGATGCCGTCTTCACATGCACAATCCATCTTCTTCACTGTTGTGTTTACCATTCTATCTG TGGTGGAATGGCTGGGGATAAATGGACTAACGTTGACAATCAGTGGGCTTGCCCTGGCACTTGGATCATATCTT TCATGGCTACGAGTTTCACAACAATTTCACACAATTAGCCAAGTGCTCGTGGGTTCTGCAGTGGGTTCCGTTTTCTGCATTTTATGGCTTTGGTCATGGGAAGCTTTTGTTCTGAACGCATATACCTCCTATTTGTGGGTTCGAGTTCTTGTTATTGTTGGAGCCGTGGGATTTTGTCTGGGATTTGTTTTACATGTGATTAAGCATTGGCTTCTAGAGGAATGA
- the LOC100247943 gene encoding putative pentatricopeptide repeat-containing protein At3g47840, with the protein MAALSIRALGRRLFTAPAVASTECIDLQVLERSNDNLSQNIHFISQTDLPESNKQLKELVKTGHLGNARRMFDKMSQKDEISWTTLISGYVNANDSSEALLLFKNMRVESGLRIDPFILSLAHKACGLNSDVNYGELLHGYAVKTGLVNSVFVGSALLDMYTKNGKIFEGRRVFHEMPMRNVVSWTAIITGLVRAGYNKEALVYFSEMWRSRVEYDSYTFAIALKACADSGALNYGREIHAQAMKKGFDVSSFVANTLATMYNKCGKLEYGLTLFEKMSMRDVVSWTTIITTLVQMGQEECAVQAFIRMRESDVSPNEYTFAAVISGCANLARIEWGEQLHALILHLGLAASLSVENSIMTMYAKCGQLTSSSVIFHEMTRRDIVSWSTIIAGYSQGGHVSEAFELLSWMRMEGPKPTEFALASVLSACGNMAILEHGKQLHAYVLSIGLEHTAMVLSALINMYCKCGSIEEASRIFDAAENDDIVSWTAMINGYAEHGYSREVIDLFEKIPRVGLRPDSVTFIGVLSACSHAGLVDLGFRYFNAMSKKYQISPSKEHYGCMIDLLCRAGRLSDAEHMIEAMPFHRDDVVWSTLLRACRVHGDVERGRRTAERILQLEPNCAGTHITLANIYASKGKWREAADIRKLMKSKGVIKEPGWSWIKVKDLVFAFVAGDRSHPQGEDIYNMLDLLASRTELADCVQETGFLPYDLEY; encoded by the coding sequence ATGGCCGCTTTATCGATTAGAGCTCTTGGGAGGAGACTCTTCACAGCACCGGCAGTTGCTTCTACGGAATGCATCGACCTTCAGGTATTGGAGAGAAGTAACGACAACTTATCCCAAAATATCCATTTCATTAGCCAAACAGATTTGCCCGAAAGCAACAAGCAATTGAAGGAACTGGTCAAAACTGGTCACTTGGGCAATGCTCGCcgaatgtttgataaaatgagTCAAAAAGATGAAATCTCATGGACCACTCTCATTTCTGGATATGTAAATGCCAATGATTCCTCTGAAGCATTGCTTTTGTTCAAAAACATGCGGGTTGAGTCTGGGCTCCGAATTGACCCCTTCATTCTTAGTCTTGCACACAAGGCCTGTGGACTCAATTCCGACGTCAATTATGGGGAACTGCTACATGGATATGCCGTAAAAACGGGTTTGGTGAACTCGGTTTTTGTAGGAAGTGCACTTCTGGATATGTatacaaaaaatggaaaaatttttGAAGGTCGTAGAGTTTTCCATGAGATGCCGATGAGAAATGTTGTTTCATGGACTGCTATTATAACTGGGCTTGTTCGTGCTGGTTATAATAAGGAGGCGCTGGTATACTTTTCGGAAATGTGGAGATCCCGTGTGGAGTATGATTCATACACGTTTGCTATTGCATTGAAGGCTTGTGCAGATTCGGGTGCTTTGAATTATGGGAGGGAAATTCATGCTCAGGCAATGAAGAAAGGCTTTGATGTCAGCTCCTTTGTGGCTAATACTCTTGCTACTATGTACAACAAATGTGGGAAATTAGAGTATGGTTTGACCTTGTTTGAAAAAATGAGTATGAGAGATGTGGTTTCGTGGACAACGATTATAACAACACTTGTCCAAATGGGCCAAGAAGAGTGTGCAGTTCAAGCATTCATACGAATGAGAGAATCAGATGTAAGTCCTAATGAATACACTTTTGCAGCTGTTATCTCTGGTTGTGCCAATCTTGCAAGAATTGAATGGGGAGAACAACTGCATGCACTCATCTTACATCTAGGTCTCGCTGCTTCTTTATCAGTGGAAAATTCAATCATGACCATGTATGCAAAATGTGGGCAGTTAACTTCATCTTCAGTGATATTCCATGAGATGACTAGAAGAGACATTGTTTCATGGAGCACCATAATTGCAGGGTATTCACAAGGAGGTCATGTCAGTGAAGCTTTTGAGCTTCTATCATGGATGAGAATGGAAGGGCCAAAACCCACTGAGTTTGCTCTTGCTAGTGTGCTGAGTGCATGTGGGAATATGGCAATTCTTGAGCATGGAAAGCAACTCCATGCTTATGTGCTGTCCATCGGTTTAGAACATACAGCTATGGTATTGAGTGCTTTAATCAATATGTATTGTAAATGTGGGAGTATAGAAGAAGCGTCAAGGATCTTTGATGCAGCTGAAAATGATGATATTGTGTCTTGGACAGCCATGATTAATGGATATGCTGAACATGGGTACAGCCGTGAAGTAATTGATTTGTTTGAAAAGATCCCCAGAGTTGGTTTGAGGCCAGACTCGGTGACCTTTATTGGTGTTCTTAGTGCCTGTAGTCATGCTGGACTTGTTGATCTCGGTTTTCGCTACTTTAATGCAATGAGTAAGAAGTACCAGATTAGTCCTTCAAAAGAACACTATGGCTGCATGATCGATCTACTCTGCCGAGCTGGAAGATTAAGTGATGCAGAGCATATGATTGAAGCTATGCCATTTCACCGTGATGATGTTGTTTGGTCAACTTTGCTGAGAGCATGTAGGGTCCACGGTGATGTTGAACGTGGAAGGCGAACTGCAGAAAGGATTCTTCAGTTGGAACCCAACTGTGCAGGAACCCATATTACCTTGGCTAATATTTATGCCTCAAAAGGAAAGTGGCGGGAAGCAGCAGATATTAGGAAGCTAATGAAATCAAAGGGGGTGATAAAGGAGCCTGGATGGTCTTGGATTAAGGTTAAGGATCTGGTCTTTGCATTTGTTGCTGGTGATCGATCTCATCCACAGGGTGAAGACATATATAACATGTTGGATTTACTAGCTTCAAGGACAGAGTTGGCTGATTGTGTCCAAGAAACAGGCTTCCTTCCATATGATCTTGAATATTAG
- the LOC100265087 gene encoding GTPase ERA-like, chloroplastic isoform X3 produces the protein MALPQMEVVGLHTSISLYRETWRSHYLHRFQFTTLGKKSFLHGCSFQFRAWSRSRELVSPRTNLSIIRRVNATERVEEEFDVIDNPAAASTMSSSEDEESSASTFLSLSEKPDRNMALLDDYELEELDFASNPNHRSGYVAVLGKPNVGKSTLANQMIGQKLSIVTDKPQTTRHRILGICSGPEYQMILYDTPGVIEKKMHKLDSMMMKNVRSATINADCVVVLVDACKEPQKIDEVLEEGVGNLKDKLPTLLVLNKKDLIKPGEIAKKLEWYEKFIDVDEVIPVSAKYGQGVDDVKDWILSKLPLGPAYYPKDIVSEHPERFFVGEIVREKIFMQYRNEVPYACQVNVVSYKTRPTAKDFIQVEIVVEKNSQKIILIGKTMVG, from the exons ATGGCGCTGCCTCAAATGGAGGTTGTGGGTCTGCATACATCCATATCTCTTTATAGAGAAACATGGAGAAGTCATTATCTCCATCGCTTTCAGTTCACCACTCTAGGCAAGAAATCTTTTCTCCATGGTTGTTCCTTCCAATTTCGAGCTTGGAGCAGAAGTCGAGAGCTCGTCTCCCCTCGAACTAACCTCTCCATCATTCGACGGGTTAATGCCACTGAACGAGTCGAAGAAGAATTTGATGTTATCGACAACCCAGCAGCGGCGAGTACGATGAGCTCCTCCGAGGACGAGGAGTCATCAGCCTCAACTTTCCTATCTTTGAGCGAGAAGCCTGATAGGAACATGGCCCTCCTCGATGACTATGAGTTGGAGGAACTTGACTTTGCCTCCAACCCTAACCATCGCAGTG GATATGTGGCTGTGCTTGGCAAGCCCAATGTTGGAAAGAGTACCCTTGCAAACCAAATGATAGGCCAAAAGTTGTCAATTGTTACTGATAAACCTCAAACCACAAGGCATCGAATCCTTGGTATATGTTCTGGTCCAGAGTATCAG ATGATACTTTATGACACACCTGGTGTTATTGAGAAGAAAATGCACAAGTTGGACTCCATGATGATGAAGAATGTCCGCAGTGCTACCATTAATGCGGACTGTGTAGTGGTTCTTGTTGATGCATGTAAGGAACCCCAAAAG ATTGATGAAGTGTTGGAAGAAGGTGTGGGAAACCTCAAAGATAAACTACCCACTTTGCTAGTTTTGAATAAGAAAGATCTGATCAAACCTGGTGAAATTGCAAAGAAACTCGAG TGGTATGAGAAATTCATAGATGTTGATGAGGTCATACCAGTGAGTGCCAAGTATGGTCAAGGAGTAGATGATGTCAAGGATTGGATATTGTCAAAACTTCCTCTTGGGCCAGCTTATTATCCAAAG GACATTGTTAGTGAGCACCCGGAAAGATTCTTTGTAGGTGAGATTGTTAGAGAAAAGATCTTCATGCAATATCGTAATGAAGTTCCTTATGCATGTCAG GTCAATGTAGTGAGTTACAAAACTAGACCAACTGCTAAAGATTTTATTCAAGTTGAGATTGTTGTCGAGAAGAACTCACAGAAAATCATCCTCATTGGAAAG ACAATGGTGGGATAG
- the LOC100265087 gene encoding GTPase ERA-like, chloroplastic isoform X2 gives MALPQMEVVGLHTSISLYRETWRSHYLHRFQFTTLGKKSFLHGCSFQFRAWSRSRELVSPRTNLSIIRRVNATERVEEEFDVIDNPAAASTMSSSEDEESSASTFLSLSEKPDRNMALLDDYELEELDFASNPNHRSGYVAVLGKPNVGKSTLANQMIGQKLSIVTDKPQTTRHRILGICSGPEYQMILYDTPGVIEKKMHKLDSMMMKNVRSATINADCVVVLVDACKEPQKWYEKFIDVDEVIPVSAKYGQGVDDVKDWILSKLPLGPAYYPKDIVSEHPERFFVGEIVREKIFMQYRNEVPYACQVNVVSYKTRPTAKDFIQVEIVVEKNSQKIILIGKEGKALKLLATAARLDIEDFLQKKVFLEVEVKVKENWRQDEGLLKYYGYGGQIQAL, from the exons ATGGCGCTGCCTCAAATGGAGGTTGTGGGTCTGCATACATCCATATCTCTTTATAGAGAAACATGGAGAAGTCATTATCTCCATCGCTTTCAGTTCACCACTCTAGGCAAGAAATCTTTTCTCCATGGTTGTTCCTTCCAATTTCGAGCTTGGAGCAGAAGTCGAGAGCTCGTCTCCCCTCGAACTAACCTCTCCATCATTCGACGGGTTAATGCCACTGAACGAGTCGAAGAAGAATTTGATGTTATCGACAACCCAGCAGCGGCGAGTACGATGAGCTCCTCCGAGGACGAGGAGTCATCAGCCTCAACTTTCCTATCTTTGAGCGAGAAGCCTGATAGGAACATGGCCCTCCTCGATGACTATGAGTTGGAGGAACTTGACTTTGCCTCCAACCCTAACCATCGCAGTG GATATGTGGCTGTGCTTGGCAAGCCCAATGTTGGAAAGAGTACCCTTGCAAACCAAATGATAGGCCAAAAGTTGTCAATTGTTACTGATAAACCTCAAACCACAAGGCATCGAATCCTTGGTATATGTTCTGGTCCAGAGTATCAG ATGATACTTTATGACACACCTGGTGTTATTGAGAAGAAAATGCACAAGTTGGACTCCATGATGATGAAGAATGTCCGCAGTGCTACCATTAATGCGGACTGTGTAGTGGTTCTTGTTGATGCATGTAAGGAACCCCAAAAG TGGTATGAGAAATTCATAGATGTTGATGAGGTCATACCAGTGAGTGCCAAGTATGGTCAAGGAGTAGATGATGTCAAGGATTGGATATTGTCAAAACTTCCTCTTGGGCCAGCTTATTATCCAAAG GACATTGTTAGTGAGCACCCGGAAAGATTCTTTGTAGGTGAGATTGTTAGAGAAAAGATCTTCATGCAATATCGTAATGAAGTTCCTTATGCATGTCAG GTCAATGTAGTGAGTTACAAAACTAGACCAACTGCTAAAGATTTTATTCAAGTTGAGATTGTTGTCGAGAAGAACTCACAGAAAATCATCCTCATTGGAAAG GAAGGGAAGGCGCTGAAACTACTTGCAACAGCAGCTCGGCTTGACATTGAAGATTTCTTGCAAAAGAAGGTGTTTCTTGAG GTGGAAGTGAAAGTAAAAGAGAACTGGCGGCAAGATGAAGGGCTTCTTAAGTACTACGGTTATGGAGGCCAAATTCAAGCGCTATAA